From the Lampris incognitus isolate fLamInc1 chromosome 6, fLamInc1.hap2, whole genome shotgun sequence genome, one window contains:
- the LOC130114401 gene encoding calcitonin-1-like gives MVMLKISAFLVAYALVICQMYCSQAAPARPGIESMTDRVTLTDYEARRLLNAIVKEFVQMTAEELEQQASEGNSMDRPLTKRCSNLSTCVLGKLSQELHKLQTFPRTNVGAGTPGKKRSAPETDSYASYGETFDSI, from the exons ATGGTTATGTTGAAGATCTCTGCTTTCCTCGTTGCCTATGCCCTGGTCATTTGCCAGATGTACTGCTCACAAGCCGCCCCTGCCAG ACCAGGTATCGAGTCCATGACAGACCGAGTCACACTCACGGACTACGAGGCACGGAGGTTACTCAATGCCATCGTCAAGGAGTTCGTGCAGATGACGGCAGAGGAGTTGGAGCAGCAGGCCAGTGAGGGCAATAG CATGGACAGGCCCCTAACCAAGCGCTGCTCCAACCTCAGCACCTGTGTGCTTGGCAAACTGTCTCAGGAGCTGCACAAGTTGCAGACGTTCCCCCGCACAAACGTGGGAGCAGGCACGCCCGGCAAGAAGCGCAGTGCGCCTGAGACCGACAGCTATGCAAGCTACGGAGAGACGTTTGACAGCatctaa